The following proteins are encoded in a genomic region of Bradyrhizobium sp. SK17:
- the cobS gene encoding cobaltochelatase subunit CobS, which yields MTTAVQTKNQEPVGLPDMKVSVRQVFGIDSDLEVPAYSEVDPHVPEVDSDYRFDRATTLAILAGFAKNRRVMVTGYHGTGKSTHIEQVAARLNWPCVRVNLDSHISRIDLVGKDAIVVKDGKQVTEFRDGILPWALQHNIALVFDEYDAGRPDVMFVIQRVLEVSGRLTLLDQNKVIKPHPAFRLFSTANTVGLGDTSGLYHGTQQINQGQMDRWSIVTTLNYLAHDEEVEIVLAKAKHYRTQEGRDIVNKMVRLADLTRNAFANGDLSTVMSPRTVITWAENADIFSDIGFAFRVTFLNKCDELERPLVAEFYQRCFNVELPESSVNVALS from the coding sequence ATGACGACCGCCGTCCAGACCAAGAATCAGGAACCCGTCGGCTTGCCCGACATGAAGGTGTCGGTCCGGCAGGTGTTCGGGATCGATAGCGACCTGGAAGTTCCCGCCTATTCCGAAGTCGATCCGCACGTGCCTGAGGTCGACAGCGACTATCGCTTCGACCGCGCCACCACGCTCGCGATCCTTGCCGGCTTCGCCAAGAACCGCCGCGTGATGGTCACCGGCTATCACGGCACCGGCAAGTCGACCCATATCGAGCAGGTCGCGGCCCGGCTCAACTGGCCTTGCGTCCGCGTCAACCTCGACAGCCACATCAGCCGTATCGACCTCGTCGGCAAGGACGCGATCGTGGTCAAGGACGGCAAGCAGGTCACCGAATTCCGCGACGGCATCCTGCCTTGGGCGTTGCAGCACAATATCGCGCTTGTGTTCGACGAGTATGACGCCGGCCGCCCGGACGTGATGTTCGTGATCCAGCGCGTGCTGGAAGTCTCCGGCCGCCTGACGCTGCTCGACCAGAACAAGGTGATCAAGCCGCATCCGGCGTTCCGCCTGTTCTCGACCGCCAACACGGTCGGCCTCGGCGACACATCGGGCCTCTATCACGGCACCCAGCAGATCAACCAGGGCCAGATGGACCGCTGGTCGATCGTCACCACGCTGAACTACCTCGCCCATGACGAGGAAGTGGAGATCGTGCTGGCCAAGGCGAAGCACTATCGCACCCAGGAAGGCCGCGACATCGTCAACAAGATGGTGCGGCTCGCGGATCTGACCCGCAACGCCTTCGCCAATGGCGATCTGTCGACGGTGATGAGCCCGCGCACGGTGATCACCTGGGCCGAGAACGCCGATATCTTCAGCGACATCGGCTTCGCGTTCCGCGTCACCTTCCTCAACAAGTGCGACGAGCTGGAGCGGCCGCTCGTGGCCGAGTTCTACCAGCGCTGCTTCAACGTCGAGCTGCCGGAATCCTCGGTCAACGTGGCGCTCAGCTAG
- a CDS encoding DedA family protein, which translates to MTSFLDPLITFVSAHAWLAYLTLFLAALLEAVPVVGSLVPGSTIILALSALVPGGELKLWPVLAAAAAGAMLGDGTAYLIGYRSQREILSAWPLSNYPRVVAQSEAFFNRWGVLAVFFARFVPPIRAFVPLTAGALDMPPQRFYAVNIPAILLWAPAHVLPGVLAVTALHDYAGLPHHEHVGKHLWMFAVAGCAVILALAVWTIRRRHGGGLIETAKPTK; encoded by the coding sequence GTGACTTCATTCCTCGATCCCCTGATCACATTCGTTTCGGCCCATGCCTGGCTCGCCTATCTGACGCTGTTTCTGGCTGCCCTGCTGGAGGCCGTGCCGGTGGTCGGCTCGCTGGTGCCGGGCTCGACCATCATCCTGGCGCTGAGCGCGCTGGTGCCCGGCGGCGAATTGAAGCTGTGGCCGGTGCTGGCCGCCGCAGCCGCCGGCGCAATGCTTGGTGACGGCACCGCCTACCTGATCGGCTATCGCAGCCAGCGCGAGATCCTGTCGGCCTGGCCGCTGTCCAATTATCCGCGGGTGGTGGCGCAGAGCGAGGCCTTCTTCAACCGCTGGGGCGTGCTGGCGGTGTTCTTCGCCCGCTTCGTGCCGCCGATCCGCGCCTTCGTACCGCTCACGGCGGGCGCGCTCGACATGCCGCCACAGCGCTTCTACGCGGTCAACATCCCCGCGATCCTGCTCTGGGCGCCGGCGCATGTGCTGCCCGGCGTGCTCGCGGTCACCGCGCTGCATGACTATGCCGGCCTGCCGCACCACGAGCATGTCGGCAAGCACCTGTGGATGTTCGCGGTGGCGGGCTGTGCCGTGATCCTGGCGCTCGCGGTCTGGACCATCCGCCGCCGGCATGGCGGCGGCCTGATCGAAACCGCCAAGCCGACGAAATAG
- a CDS encoding citrate synthase family protein, which translates to MKKSAELYLSAREAAAELAISPATLYAYVSRGLIRSEPSPDSRSHRYRAEDIRGLKERRVPSPEPRGFRNFDAELPVMDSAIATITEQGPIYRGVNCVDLAERDTLEHTATLLWDVTGVDPFVPDNCPHVSDEMRAIAEAARRAQPIDRTVAVLALAASADPGAFTRAPDGRAMVGGRILRLLVATMLNAVPSAEPLHQQVARVWAADNKHAPDLIRRALVLLADHELNASTFTARCAASTGLNLYDAVIAGLVALKGPMHGGAGVLASRLVKTMLDNDVAPVVRERVALGERFAGFGHGVYKKGDPRAISLLEALTRAGAPRKFTREVPERIAEATGEFVNIDYALAVLVHALRMPAGSELALFAMARSVGWIAHASEQLALGRLIRPRARYVGPAPGRAGATNSI; encoded by the coding sequence ATGAAAAAATCCGCCGAGCTTTACCTCTCTGCCCGAGAAGCCGCCGCCGAGCTCGCGATCTCGCCGGCGACCCTCTATGCCTATGTCAGCCGCGGGTTGATCCGCTCCGAGCCGTCGCCGGATTCGCGCAGCCACCGCTACCGTGCCGAGGACATCAGGGGCCTGAAGGAGCGCCGTGTGCCGTCGCCGGAGCCGCGCGGGTTCCGCAATTTCGACGCCGAACTGCCGGTGATGGATTCGGCGATCGCCACCATCACCGAGCAAGGCCCGATCTATCGCGGTGTGAACTGCGTCGATCTCGCTGAACGGGATACGCTGGAGCACACCGCGACGCTGCTGTGGGACGTCACCGGCGTCGATCCGTTCGTCCCCGACAATTGTCCGCACGTCTCCGATGAAATGCGCGCGATCGCGGAGGCGGCGCGGCGGGCGCAGCCGATCGACCGCACCGTCGCCGTGCTGGCGCTCGCGGCAAGTGCCGATCCCGGCGCCTTCACCCGCGCGCCCGACGGCCGCGCCATGGTTGGCGGGCGGATCTTGCGGCTGCTGGTCGCGACCATGCTCAACGCCGTGCCGTCGGCCGAACCGCTGCATCAGCAGGTGGCGCGGGTGTGGGCGGCCGACAACAAGCATGCGCCCGACCTGATCCGCCGCGCACTGGTGCTGCTCGCCGATCATGAATTGAATGCCTCCACCTTCACCGCGCGTTGCGCGGCATCGACCGGGCTCAATCTGTACGACGCGGTGATCGCAGGCCTCGTCGCGCTGAAAGGGCCGATGCACGGCGGCGCCGGCGTGCTCGCCTCGCGCCTGGTCAAGACGATGCTCGACAACGACGTAGCGCCTGTGGTCCGTGAGCGCGTCGCGCTTGGTGAGCGCTTCGCCGGCTTCGGCCACGGCGTCTACAAGAAGGGCGATCCGCGCGCGATCTCGCTGCTCGAGGCGCTGACGCGGGCCGGTGCGCCGCGCAAATTCACCCGGGAGGTGCCGGAGCGGATCGCGGAGGCGACCGGCGAGTTCGTCAACATCGATTACGCGCTGGCGGTGCTGGTGCATGCGCTGCGGATGCCGGCAGGCAGCGAGCTCGCGCTGTTCGCGATGGCCCGCAGCGTCGGATGGATCGCGCATGCCAGCGAGCAGCTCGCGCTCGGCAGGCTGATCAGGCCTCGTGCCCGCTATGTCGGTCCGGCGCCGGGGCGGGCCGGCGCGACCAACAGCATCTAG
- a CDS encoding citrate synthase/methylcitrate synthase has translation MNMILTKSQIGLDGVPAAETVLSHVDGERGELIIAGEHVANLAGKSSFEGVTARLWNGATGKSLSEANVRASLGAARERAFARLPDLLPATRGMSIVDGFRAAIAGLRGENGLEHEATIVGAFPVIAGALVQRARGHDPIAPEANASHAADTLRMLLGHTAEPREAAALDAYFVTVCDHGMNASTFTTRVIASTQADLFAAITGGYCALTGPLHGGAPEPVLEMLDAIGTRERIKPWVDGALAHGERLMGFGHRVYRVRDPRADVLKVAIERLEASGADLPFAGEVEAYIREALRKKNPERPLETNVEFFTAILLDALKIPRQAFTPIFAVARAAGWTAHALEQRRTGRLIRPSSSYVGAVPKG, from the coding sequence ATGAACATGATTCTCACCAAGAGCCAGATCGGTCTGGACGGCGTTCCCGCCGCCGAGACCGTGTTGAGCCATGTCGACGGCGAGCGCGGCGAACTGATCATCGCCGGCGAGCACGTCGCCAACCTCGCGGGCAAGTCGAGCTTCGAGGGCGTTACCGCGCGGCTGTGGAACGGCGCCACCGGCAAGTCGCTGAGCGAAGCCAATGTCCGCGCCAGCCTCGGGGCCGCCCGCGAACGCGCCTTCGCCCGGCTGCCGGACCTGCTGCCGGCGACCCGCGGCATGTCGATCGTCGACGGCTTCCGTGCCGCCATCGCGGGATTGCGCGGCGAGAACGGGCTGGAGCACGAGGCAACCATTGTCGGCGCCTTCCCGGTGATCGCCGGCGCCCTGGTCCAGCGCGCCAGGGGGCATGATCCGATCGCGCCGGAGGCGAATGCGAGCCACGCCGCCGATACGCTGCGGATGCTGCTGGGTCACACGGCCGAGCCGCGCGAAGCTGCCGCGCTCGATGCTTATTTCGTCACGGTCTGCGATCACGGCATGAATGCATCGACCTTCACCACGCGGGTGATCGCCTCGACGCAGGCCGACCTGTTCGCGGCCATCACCGGCGGCTATTGCGCGCTGACTGGCCCGCTGCATGGCGGCGCGCCGGAGCCGGTGCTGGAGATGCTGGACGCGATCGGCACGCGGGAGCGCATCAAGCCCTGGGTCGACGGCGCGCTGGCGCATGGCGAACGGCTGATGGGCTTCGGCCACCGCGTCTATCGCGTGCGCGACCCGCGGGCCGACGTGCTGAAGGTCGCAATCGAGCGACTGGAAGCCAGTGGTGCCGACCTGCCATTCGCCGGCGAGGTCGAAGCCTATATCCGCGAGGCGTTGCGGAAGAAGAATCCGGAGCGGCCGCTCGAGACCAATGTCGAGTTCTTCACCGCGATCCTGCTCGACGCCCTGAAGATCCCACGACAGGCGTTCACGCCGATCTTCGCCGTGGCCCGCGCCGCCGGCTGGACCGCGCACGCGCTCGAGCAGCGCCGCACCGGGCGGCTGATCCGGCCGAGCTCGTCCTATGTCGGGGCAGTGCCGAAGGGCTGA
- a CDS encoding J domain-containing protein, which produces MPIDSSKFFDSIRIKPTKVSAKRQAQAGEQAVTCEWAGCQNKGAHRAPKGRENSREYWHFCLDHVREYNQSYNFFQGMNPDDVARYQKDALTGHRPTWKMGANNGKKESGLDAASDPFHVFSELNGRGRWRPGPGGAEPKPETRKVMNAERKALLVMGLGAGATLEDVKSKYKALVKQHHPDANGGDRSTEDRLIEIIKAYNYLKTVVREA; this is translated from the coding sequence ATGCCGATCGATTCATCAAAATTCTTCGACTCCATTCGCATCAAGCCGACCAAGGTGAGTGCGAAGCGCCAGGCGCAGGCTGGCGAGCAGGCTGTGACCTGCGAGTGGGCGGGTTGCCAGAACAAGGGCGCGCACCGCGCCCCGAAGGGCCGCGAGAATTCGCGCGAGTATTGGCACTTCTGCCTCGATCACGTCCGCGAATACAACCAGTCGTACAATTTCTTCCAGGGCATGAATCCTGACGACGTCGCGCGCTACCAGAAGGATGCGCTGACCGGTCACCGTCCGACCTGGAAGATGGGCGCCAACAACGGCAAGAAGGAGAGCGGTCTCGATGCCGCCTCCGATCCGTTCCATGTCTTCTCCGAACTCAACGGCCGCGGCCGCTGGCGTCCGGGACCTGGTGGCGCGGAGCCCAAGCCCGAGACCCGCAAGGTCATGAACGCCGAGCGCAAGGCGCTGCTGGTGATGGGGCTCGGCGCCGGGGCGACGCTCGAAGACGTCAAGTCGAAATACAAGGCGCTGGTGAAGCAGCACCATCCCGACGCCAATGGCGGCGACCGCTCCACCGAGGATCGCCTGATCGAGATCATCAAGGCGTATAATTATCTGAAGACCGTGGTGCGCGAGGCCTGA
- a CDS encoding BolA family transcriptional regulator, with the protein MSTKDVIINKLREAFLPESLDVIDESHLHEGHAGHRPGGETHFRVYIVSPAFEGKSRIERHRTINATLAQELAGSVHALAIHAHAPGEKPR; encoded by the coding sequence ATGAGCACCAAAGACGTTATCATAAACAAGTTGCGTGAAGCTTTCTTGCCGGAAAGCCTCGACGTGATCGACGAGTCACATCTGCATGAAGGCCACGCCGGCCACAGGCCAGGCGGGGAGACACATTTCAGGGTATATATTGTGTCTCCGGCCTTCGAAGGGAAGAGCCGGATCGAACGCCATCGCACGATTAATGCGACACTGGCGCAGGAACTCGCCGGCTCGGTGCATGCGTTGGCGATCCACGCACACGCCCCCGGGGAAAAGCCGCGCTAG
- a CDS encoding HlyC/CorC family transporter, which produces MDWITLSIVIGCLLVSAFFSASETALTGASRASMMRLSKQGNGEATVVSSLMAMRERMIGALLLGNNIANIGASALATGIFTAWFGDVGVLYATGVMTVLVVIFAEVLPKTVAINAPERVSLLVARPMRLTVLVLGPLLTVIEVIVRALMRLLGIKVGAHQAVLSPTERLRGAVDLLHHEGKVEKQDRDMLGGLLDLSELQVSDVMVHRTEMTTVNADLPPEELVREVLASEYTRIPLWREKPENIVGVLHAKDLLRAIRANEGDMSAIDASAIALPPWFVPEMRPVSEQLKAFRRRKTHFALVVDEYGEVEGMVTLEDILEEIVGDISDEHDVVVAGVRAQPDGSVVVDGSVPIRDLNRAMDWHLPDEEATTVAGLVIHEARSIPDRGQSFTFHGFRFRVLRRERNRITALRIVAVPREAAELDERKPKRAGTAF; this is translated from the coding sequence TTGGACTGGATAACCCTTTCCATCGTCATTGGCTGTCTGCTGGTCTCCGCTTTCTTCTCGGCGAGCGAGACCGCGCTGACGGGCGCCTCGCGCGCCAGCATGATGCGGCTGTCGAAGCAAGGCAATGGCGAGGCCACGGTCGTTTCCAGCCTGATGGCGATGCGCGAGCGGATGATCGGCGCGCTGCTGCTCGGCAACAACATCGCCAATATCGGCGCCTCCGCGCTTGCGACCGGCATCTTCACCGCGTGGTTCGGAGATGTCGGCGTGCTCTATGCCACCGGCGTGATGACGGTGCTGGTGGTGATCTTCGCGGAAGTGCTGCCGAAGACCGTTGCGATCAACGCGCCGGAGCGGGTGTCGCTGCTGGTGGCGCGGCCGATGCGGCTCACGGTGCTGGTGCTCGGTCCGCTGCTGACCGTGATCGAGGTCATCGTTCGCGCCCTGATGAGGCTGCTCGGCATCAAGGTCGGGGCCCATCAGGCGGTGCTGTCGCCGACCGAGCGCCTGCGCGGCGCGGTCGATCTGCTGCATCACGAAGGCAAGGTCGAGAAGCAGGACCGCGACATGCTCGGCGGCTTGTTGGACCTGAGCGAGCTGCAAGTGTCGGACGTGATGGTCCATCGCACCGAAATGACCACGGTCAACGCCGACCTGCCGCCCGAGGAGCTGGTGCGCGAGGTGCTGGCGAGCGAATACACCCGCATTCCGCTGTGGCGGGAGAAGCCGGAGAACATCGTCGGCGTGCTGCACGCCAAGGACCTGCTGCGCGCGATCCGCGCCAACGAGGGCGACATGTCCGCGATCGATGCGTCGGCGATCGCACTGCCGCCCTGGTTCGTGCCGGAGATGCGTCCGGTCTCCGAGCAGCTGAAAGCGTTCCGTCGCCGCAAGACCCATTTCGCCCTCGTGGTCGACGAGTATGGCGAGGTTGAAGGCATGGTGACGCTGGAGGACATCCTGGAGGAGATCGTGGGCGACATCTCCGACGAGCACGACGTCGTCGTCGCCGGTGTCCGCGCCCAGCCGGATGGTTCGGTGGTGGTCGATGGTTCGGTGCCGATCCGCGATCTCAACCGCGCGATGGACTGGCACCTGCCGGACGAGGAGGCGACCACCGTCGCCGGGCTCGTGATCCATGAGGCGCGCTCGATTCCCGATCGCGGCCAGAGCTTCACCTTCCACGGCTTCCGTTTCCGCGTGCTCCGCCGCGAGCGCAACCGCATCACCGCGCTGCGCATCGTCGCGGTTCCGCGCGAGGCGGCCGAACTCGACGAGCGGAAGCCGAAGCGGGCGGGGACGGCGTTCTAG
- the aroB gene encoding 3-dehydroquinate synthase, with the protein MTAPLKHPASVTVDVALGDRAYDIVIGRDVLQSLGARVAALRPGARTAIVTDRTVARHWLEPTEASLASAGVPTSRIVVGEGEGSKSYATLTEVSEALIAAKIERNDLVIALGGGVVGDLAGFAAAILRRGVDFVQVPTSLLAQVDSSVGGKTGINSPQGKNLIGAFHQPVLVIADTSVLDTLSPRQFRAGYAEVAKYGILGDEAFFAWLETNHADIFAGGAGREHAIATSCRAKAGVVSRDERETGERALLNLGHTFGHALEAATGFSDRLFHGEGVSVGMVLAAEFSAQLGMISTDDAARIARHLSAVGLPTRLQDIAGFTQEGLADADALLALMAQDKKVKRGKLTFILLEAVGRAVIANNVEPQPVRDFLQRKLDQR; encoded by the coding sequence ATGACTGCGCCCTTGAAACACCCTGCTTCCGTTACCGTCGATGTCGCGCTCGGCGACCGCGCCTACGACATCGTCATCGGCCGCGACGTGTTGCAGTCCCTCGGCGCGCGCGTCGCGGCGCTGCGGCCCGGCGCGCGCACCGCCATCGTCACCGACCGAACCGTCGCCAGGCACTGGCTGGAGCCGACCGAGGCGTCGCTCGCATCGGCAGGCGTGCCGACGTCGCGGATCGTCGTCGGGGAGGGTGAGGGCTCGAAGAGCTACGCCACGCTGACAGAGGTCAGCGAGGCGCTGATCGCGGCGAAGATCGAGCGCAACGACCTGGTGATCGCGCTCGGTGGCGGCGTGGTCGGCGATCTCGCAGGCTTCGCGGCCGCGATCCTGCGCCGCGGCGTCGACTTCGTGCAGGTGCCGACCTCGCTGCTGGCGCAGGTCGATTCCTCGGTCGGCGGCAAGACCGGCATCAATTCGCCGCAAGGCAAGAACCTGATCGGCGCGTTCCACCAGCCGGTGCTTGTGATCGCCGATACCTCCGTGCTCGATACGCTGTCGCCGCGCCAGTTCCGCGCCGGCTACGCCGAGGTCGCGAAATATGGCATTCTTGGTGACGAAGCGTTCTTCGCCTGGCTCGAGACCAACCACGCCGACATCTTCGCCGGCGGCGCCGGACGCGAGCACGCCATCGCGACCTCGTGCCGCGCCAAGGCCGGTGTCGTCTCCCGCGACGAGCGCGAGACCGGCGAGCGTGCGCTGCTCAATCTCGGCCACACTTTCGGCCATGCGCTGGAGGCCGCGACCGGCTTCTCGGACCGGCTGTTTCATGGTGAGGGCGTTTCGGTCGGCATGGTGCTCGCCGCCGAATTCTCCGCGCAACTCGGCATGATCTCGACCGATGATGCAGCCCGCATCGCGCGTCATCTTTCCGCGGTAGGATTGCCAACGCGCCTGCAGGATATCGCAGGCTTCACGCAGGAGGGGCTCGCCGATGCCGACGCGCTGCTGGCGCTGATGGCGCAGGACAAGAAGGTCAAGCGCGGCAAGCTCACCTTCATCCTGCTGGAGGCCGTCGGCCGGGCCGTGATCGCCAACAATGTCGAGCCGCAGCCGGTGCGCGACTTCCTGCAGCGCAAGCTTGATCAACGCTAG
- a CDS encoding shikimate kinase: MSDAAVPAPTHPTLEADIAAALGTRSIVLVGMMGAGKSTIGRRMAARLKLPFTDADTEIETAADMTIPEIFETHGEPYFRDGEARVIARILDSGPVVLATGGGAFMREETRNRIRERAISIWLKADSEIIMRRVRRRADRPLLQTADPEATVIRLLGEREPIYSNADLTIASRDVPHDRIVDECLEALHAHLCGVRPAEEPPSDGMNTTS; encoded by the coding sequence ATGTCCGACGCGGCCGTACCCGCACCCACCCACCCGACCCTGGAGGCCGACATCGCGGCCGCGCTGGGGACGCGGTCGATCGTGCTGGTCGGCATGATGGGGGCCGGCAAGTCGACCATCGGCCGGCGGATGGCGGCGCGGCTCAAGCTGCCGTTCACCGATGCCGACACCGAGATCGAGACCGCGGCGGACATGACGATCCCGGAGATCTTCGAGACCCATGGCGAGCCGTATTTCCGCGACGGCGAGGCGCGCGTGATCGCGCGCATCCTCGACAGCGGCCCGGTCGTGCTGGCGACCGGCGGCGGCGCCTTCATGCGCGAGGAGACCCGCAACCGGATTCGCGAGCGGGCGATCTCGATCTGGCTCAAGGCCGACAGCGAGATCATCATGCGCCGGGTCCGCCGCCGCGCCGATCGGCCGCTGCTACAGACCGCCGACCCCGAGGCGACGGTGATCCGGCTGCTCGGCGAGCGCGAGCCGATCTACAGCAACGCGGATCTGACGATCGCTTCGCGCGACGTGCCGCACGACCGCATCGTCGACGAATGTCTCGAGGCCCTGCATGCGCATCTGTGCGGCGTGCGTCCGGCCGAAGAACCACCATCTGATGGAATGAACACGACCTCATGA
- the xerD gene encoding site-specific tyrosine recombinase XerD — protein MTASAKITTQIARKTPATAPARTAQPKSSDARLTALFLDMLAAEQGAGANTLDAYRRDLTDFSDYLARAGADFTGADTEALRGYLADLDTRGFKSTSVARRLSAMRHLYRFLLNERIRTDDPAAILSGPKRGRGLPKVLSIADVDRMLTRAKQLTQTDVSPAQRLRALRLHCLLEVLYATGLRVSELVSLPVSAARRDARMIVVRGKGNKERLVPLNDASRQAMADYLAALEVMTPKAKKAAPSKWLFPSSGESGHLTRQHFARDLKELASASGLAPRLVSPHVLRHAFASHLLHNGADLRIVQTLLGHTDISTTQIYTHVVEERLKSMVRDLHPLAEK, from the coding sequence ATGACCGCATCCGCCAAGATCACCACCCAGATCGCCCGCAAGACCCCCGCAACGGCTCCGGCCAGGACCGCGCAGCCGAAGTCCTCCGACGCCAGATTGACCGCGCTGTTCCTCGACATGCTCGCCGCGGAACAGGGCGCCGGCGCCAACACACTGGACGCCTACCGGCGCGACCTCACCGATTTCTCCGATTATCTCGCCCGTGCGGGCGCCGATTTCACCGGCGCCGACACTGAGGCCCTGCGCGGCTATCTCGCCGACCTCGATACCAGGGGTTTCAAGTCGACCAGCGTGGCGCGGCGGCTGTCGGCGATGCGGCATCTGTATCGTTTCCTGCTCAACGAACGGATCCGCACCGACGATCCGGCCGCGATCCTGTCCGGGCCGAAGCGCGGCCGTGGCCTGCCGAAGGTGCTCTCCATCGCCGACGTCGACCGCATGCTGACCCGCGCCAAGCAACTGACCCAGACCGACGTCTCGCCAGCGCAGCGGTTGCGTGCGCTGCGGCTGCACTGCCTGCTCGAGGTACTCTACGCCACCGGGCTGCGCGTCTCCGAGCTGGTGTCGCTGCCGGTCTCGGCAGCGCGGCGCGACGCGCGGATGATCGTGGTGCGCGGCAAGGGCAACAAGGAGCGGCTGGTGCCGCTGAACGATGCCTCGCGCCAGGCGATGGCGGATTACCTCGCGGCGCTGGAGGTGATGACGCCGAAGGCGAAGAAGGCCGCGCCGTCGAAATGGCTGTTTCCCTCCTCCGGCGAGAGCGGCCATCTGACCCGGCAGCATTTCGCCCGCGACCTCAAGGAGCTCGCGAGCGCCTCCGGCCTCGCGCCGCGGCTGGTCTCGCCGCATGTGCTGCGTCACGCCTTCGCCAGCCACCTGCTGCATAATGGCGCGGACCTGCGCATCGTGCAGACCCTGCTCGGTCACACCGACATCTCGACCACCCAGATCTACACCCATGTGGTCGAGGAGCGGCTGAAGAGCATGGTCCGCGACCTGCATCCGCTGGCCGAGAAGTAA
- a CDS encoding acetyl-CoA carboxylase carboxyltransferase subunit alpha, with the protein MPDPMRSYLDFEKPVAELESKIDELRTLAASGSDIGDEVARIEDKAAQALTELYANLTPWQKTQVARHPQRPHFTDFVGALITEFTPMAGDRKFADDEALIGGFGRFRGESICVVGQEKGGTTESRIKHNFGMARPEGYRKAVRLMEMADRFGIPVLSIVDSAGAYPGIGAEERGQAEAIARSIDACLSLGVPNVAIVTGEGMSGGAIAITTANRVLMMEHAIYSVITPEAASSILWRDGSKAQEAANSMKITAQDMLRFGVIDQVLKEPAGGAHRDPAAMIATTGDAVAQALNDLRNLDPDAIRKQRRQKFLDIGRKLG; encoded by the coding sequence ATGCCCGACCCGATGCGCAGCTATCTCGACTTCGAAAAACCTGTCGCCGAGCTTGAATCCAAGATCGACGAGTTGCGCACGCTTGCCGCCAGCGGCAGCGATATCGGCGACGAGGTCGCACGGATCGAGGACAAGGCGGCGCAGGCGCTCACCGAGCTCTATGCCAATCTGACGCCGTGGCAGAAGACGCAGGTGGCGCGGCATCCGCAGCGGCCGCATTTCACCGATTTCGTCGGCGCGTTGATCACCGAATTCACGCCAATGGCCGGCGACCGCAAATTCGCCGACGACGAGGCGCTGATCGGCGGCTTCGGCCGCTTCCGCGGCGAGAGCATCTGCGTGGTCGGCCAGGAGAAGGGCGGCACCACCGAGAGCCGTATCAAGCACAATTTCGGCATGGCGCGTCCCGAAGGCTATCGCAAGGCGGTGCGCCTGATGGAGATGGCCGACCGCTTCGGCATCCCGGTGCTGTCGATCGTCGATTCCGCCGGCGCCTATCCCGGCATCGGCGCCGAGGAGCGCGGCCAGGCCGAGGCGATCGCGCGCTCGATCGATGCCTGCCTGTCGCTCGGCGTGCCCAATGTCGCGATCGTCACCGGCGAAGGCATGTCGGGCGGCGCCATCGCCATCACCACCGCGAACCGCGTGCTGATGATGGAGCACGCGATCTACAGCGTGATCACGCCCGAGGCGGCGTCCTCGATCCTGTGGCGCGACGGCAGCAAGGCACAGGAAGCCGCCAACAGCATGAAGATCACCGCCCAGGACATGCTGCGCTTCGGGGTGATCGACCAGGTCCTGAAGGAGCCCGCCGGCGGCGCTCATCGCGATCCCGCCGCGATGATCGCGACCACCGGCGATGCCGTCGCCCAGGCGCTCAACGACCTACGAAATCTTGATCCGGACGCGATTCGCAAGCAGCGGCGCCAGAAGTTCCTGGATATCGGCCGCAAGCTCGGCTGA